Genomic window (Halorientalis sp. LT38):
ACGTCCAGTAGGGGTCCCGGCTGGGCAGCAGGTCGAGCATGTGGGTCGGATCCCGCTCGGTCACCGCGTAGTACAGCGACTGGTAGGTCTTGAACGGCCGGTCGACGTCGTGGGTGAGACAGAGCGCGAACGACGCCCCGTCCGCGACGGTGCCGTCCAGCCAGCTCATGACGCGATCAGGGCGAGTCCTCGCTTGACGACGTTCACGGCGGCGTCTTTCGTCCCCTCGACGATCCACTCCGGGCGACTCCCCGCCCAGCGGTTGGGGTGGGAGAGCAGACAGAGTCGGTCGACCCGCCCGGAGAGCAACAGTCCGGCCAGTTCCGGCGTCGAGTCGACCTGGATCGCCTTCTGGCCCTCGCCCATCGTGTGGTCTTTGACCTTCAGGTCGCCGTCGCGCCAGGTGCGGCCCGTGTCCGAGTAGTAGGCCACGTCGGTGAAGTCCATCGAGAGGTACGCCTCCCCCAGCAGGTCGAACTGGTCGAAGTCGGCGTGGTCCCACATGTCGCGGTTGTCGTGCGGCGAGAGGGGGTTCCCGTGCATGCAGACCGTGTCGACGTCGACGAGCGACCGGAGCCGGCCGAGTTCGTGCTCGAAGGAGGAAAGTGCGGCCCGCGGGTCGCCGTCGGCCCGGTCGAGGTCCTCGTAGTGATACCCCACCTCGTGGCCCAGCGCGGCGATGCGCTCGATCAGCTCCGGGCGGAAGGTCTTCTCGATGGTCCGGACGTAGTAGGTGCTCCGGACGCCGTGTTCGGCTTCGAGCCGGGCCATCGCCAGCGCGTTCCGCGGTTTGCGGTCCACGTCGTGTCTGAGGACGACGAACCGGTCGGGCAGTCCCGACCCGCCGTCCGTCGCCGCCGCGTCGGCCGTGGCCGTCGTCCCCGGGCCCTCGCCGGCCGCGCGCCGGCCGAGGTACTCCCGGACCGGCAGGAACTCGTAGCCGGCCGCGGCCCCCGCCTCGAGGAGTCGACTGTACATCGGATAGGTGAAATCGGCGTGTCGGGACATGGGAACGAACCTCCGTTGGTGTCCGCGGAGACCAGGTGCGCCGGCGGGCCCCGGCGGTCGTCCCGCCCGGCGTCGACCGTGGTCCGTTGGTCGTCCCGCCCTGCCGCCGCACTCGGCTTAGTTATGCCCGACCTGTGCCCTTGCAGGAACGTGTTGTGGGGCCTGAAAACCCGGGTCTCGGACACCTATCTGGGATGATGGGTTTCGGGCCCCTCGCGAGCAACCCCTCGAACGCTCGCGACGCGCCGGAATCCGGTCGTCAGGTGGCGTAACCAGGGGATAACTTAGGCGAGCGGAACGGTCGCTGCGCACGATGCGTACGATTTCGCCAGCGATCGTGGGCCGAGCCGTCGACAGGGGGTGGACCGGACAGCGACCGACCGGCCGCCGCGAGGCCGGTCGGGTCGGCCAATGAGCGGGGACCCCCAGCGGGTACTGTTCGACATCAACCACCCCGCACAGGTCCACCTGTTCCGGCCTGTCATCGGGGACCTGGAGTCTCGGGGCCACGAGACGCTGGTCACCTCGCGGGACAAGGAGATCACGACGGCCCTGCTCGACGCCTACGAGGTGCCCCACGAGTGCCTCTCGACCGAAGGGGGCGGCCTGCTCGCGACGGCCGCCGAGATGGGCGTCAAGGGGGCGCGCCTGTTCCGCCTGGCGCGCTCGTTCGACCCGGACGTGGTCGTGGCCCGGCCGAACCCGCCGGCCATCTACGTCGCGAACCTGCTCGGCGCGCGGACCGTGATGCTGCGCGACACGGTCATCCCATCCCGGGTGCTGCGGGCCTGCTACCGCGGGCTGATGCTCCCGTTCGTCGACGACCTCTGTGCGCCGGCGGGGTTCGAGACGTCCCTGACCGGGGGCCGGAACCACACGCTCGGCTTCCAGGAACTGGCCTACCTCCACCCCGACCGGTTCGAGCCCGATCGGGACCGACTGGCGACCCGCGGCGTCGCCACCGACGAACCGTACTTCGTCCTCCGGTTCGCGGCGTGGGAGGCCTACCACGACGTCGGCGGGGCCGGGTGGTCCACCGAGGGCAAGCGGGCCCTGATCGAGGAACTCGACCAGCACGGGACCGTCTACGTCTCGAGCGAGGGCGACCTCCCCGAGGAGTTCAGCGAGTACGAGCTGACCGTGCCGCCCCACCTGATCCACGACCTGCTGTACTTCGCGGACCTCTACGCCGGCGACTCACAGACCATGGCGACGG
Coding sequences:
- a CDS encoding DUF354 domain-containing protein, with the protein product MSGDPQRVLFDINHPAQVHLFRPVIGDLESRGHETLVTSRDKEITTALLDAYEVPHECLSTEGGGLLATAAEMGVKGARLFRLARSFDPDVVVARPNPPAIYVANLLGARTVMLRDTVIPSRVLRACYRGLMLPFVDDLCAPAGFETSLTGGRNHTLGFQELAYLHPDRFEPDRDRLATRGVATDEPYFVLRFAAWEAYHDVGGAGWSTEGKRALIEELDQHGTVYVSSEGDLPEEFSEYELTVPPHLIHDLLYFADLYAGDSQTMATEAALLGTPVIRVNSKVGAHEMRNFEELAERGLLFSFRDEERALQQARDLVAGPAATDWQRRRRELIADKPDVAAYLRDLILDPDGVERRRGEAPITVASS